Proteins encoded together in one Candidatus Nitrosocaldus cavascurensis window:
- the larB gene encoding nickel pincer cofactor biosynthesis protein LarB: protein MSIRDILNAVRDGKISVDDAERMLQLHKIEYVEDIARLDVSRELRRGVPEIVYAEGKEYDDIIRIALAALKSKDKVIISRIRQEYFDILVEELSKHAEVKASKRGRIVVAIATTTATMKEGSISNNRGNNDYYYYYRSGTVGIITAGTSDIGVAEEARLVAEAMGCKVIAGYDTGVAGLHRLFPLLKDMLANDVDAIVVVAGMEGALPSVVASLVDVPVIGVPTSVGYGFGAGGVAALTSMLQSCTLGLAVVNIDNGVGAGVLAAMIARRVGRYRAGFIKKADESISIEMDGEKAKASV, encoded by the coding sequence ATGAGTATAAGAGATATACTGAATGCTGTGAGGGATGGTAAGATTAGCGTAGATGATGCTGAAAGGATGCTCCAGCTACACAAGATAGAATATGTTGAGGATATTGCAAGGCTAGATGTTAGTAGAGAGTTGAGGAGAGGGGTACCAGAGATAGTCTATGCTGAGGGTAAAGAGTATGATGATATTATCAGGATAGCACTAGCAGCATTGAAGAGCAAGGATAAAGTGATCATAAGTAGGATAAGGCAAGAGTACTTTGATATACTTGTGGAGGAGTTGAGCAAACATGCAGAGGTGAAGGCAAGTAAGAGAGGTAGGATAGTTGTAGCAATAGCAACAACAACAGCAACGATGAAGGAAGGATCTATAAGCAATAATAGAGGCAACAATGATTATTATTACTATTATCGTTCAGGCACTGTAGGGATTATAACTGCAGGAACATCAGATATAGGTGTTGCTGAGGAGGCTAGGCTTGTAGCAGAGGCTATGGGATGTAAGGTCATTGCAGGTTACGATACTGGAGTTGCTGGACTACACAGGCTATTCCCTTTGCTGAAGGATATGCTTGCTAATGATGTTGATGCTATCGTTGTTGTTGCTGGCATGGAAGGGGCATTGCCATCAGTAGTAGCATCACTTGTTGATGTACCTGTAATAGGTGTACCAACATCTGTAGGGTATGGATTTGGTGCTGGTGGTGTTGCAGCACTAACATCTATGCTCCAGAGTTGCACCCTAGGGCTTGCAGTTGTGAATATAGATAATGGTGTTGGTGCTGGTGTACTTGCAGCAATGATAGCAAGGAGGGTTGGGAGGTATAGAGCAGGATTTATCAAGAAGGCTGATGAGAGTATTAGCATCGAGATGGATGGTGAGAAGGCTAAGGCTAGCGTATGA
- a CDS encoding PqqD family peptide modification chaperone codes for MKAKVTEQQVLDALKQCMDPEIPLSVVDLGLIYGIDIDEENNIKIRMTMTTPGCPLHNTLVRDVKRALNKVEGIKDVSVEIVWDPPWTPERMSPEARAKVFGARSAQVQTAPPSPTGYGARSLRFTIDLERSKPLKHGQFIRQEDGSLVLVNDLGQGFMVNDALLEFWNMCDGSKSINEIIDEFSLKLRLPRIELEGQVVNLVQQMLEAGLLKV; via the coding sequence GTGAAGGCAAAGGTTACTGAACAACAAGTGCTGGATGCACTGAAGCAGTGTATGGACCCAGAGATCCCTCTAAGCGTTGTTGATCTAGGCCTTATATATGGTATTGATATAGATGAGGAGAATAACATCAAGATAAGGATGACAATGACAACTCCAGGATGTCCATTGCATAATACTCTGGTTAGGGATGTGAAGAGGGCACTCAACAAGGTTGAAGGCATCAAGGATGTAAGCGTTGAGATAGTCTGGGACCCTCCATGGACACCTGAGAGGATGAGCCCTGAAGCAAGGGCGAAGGTCTTTGGTGCAAGATCTGCTCAAGTGCAGACTGCTCCCCCTAGTCCTACTGGATATGGGGCAAGGAGTTTAAGGTTTACCATAGACCTTGAGAGGTCAAAGCCATTAAAGCATGGGCAGTTCATAAGGCAGGAGGATGGTTCTCTAGTGCTTGTTAATGATCTTGGGCAAGGATTCATGGTAAATGATGCACTGCTAGAGTTCTGGAATATGTGTGATGGTAGCAAGAGTATAAATGAGATAATAGATGAGTTCAGCCTGAAGTTAAGGCTTCCTAGGATTGAACTCGAGGGGCAGGTAGTAAACCTTGTACAGCAGATGCTGGAGGCAGGGTTACTCAAGGTGTGA
- a CDS encoding 4a-hydroxytetrahydrobiopterin dehydratase: MVMEDIAKAIEVLKSKGWEYVDGRLSKQYILGSFIEAIEFVNDVAAVAESKKGRRFMSRQDSTNLTIVIEDKSVELILACDDVSMMMARAVDELYEMNYASERDEDELLKREEDRERARFRSRGPYRKSSSAGLR; the protein is encoded by the coding sequence ATGGTGATGGAGGATATAGCGAAGGCAATAGAGGTGTTGAAGAGCAAGGGATGGGAGTATGTTGATGGTAGGCTATCAAAGCAGTATATCCTAGGATCGTTCATAGAGGCCATAGAGTTCGTTAACGATGTAGCAGCAGTAGCAGAGAGTAAGAAGGGGAGAAGGTTTATGAGTAGACAAGATAGCACCAATCTTACTATAGTGATTGAGGATAAGAGCGTTGAACTAATTCTAGCATGTGATGATGTTAGCATGATGATGGCTAGAGCGGTGGATGAGTTGTATGAGATGAACTATGCTAGTGAGAGGGATGAGGATGAGTTACTCAAGCGTGAGGAGGATAGGGAGAGGGCAAGGTTTAGGAGTAGAGGACCATATAGGAAGTCATCAAGTGCTGGCTTGAGATAG
- a CDS encoding helix-turn-helix domain-containing protein, with translation MKKVQLTYKFRLYPKEEQEDKMLETLELCRQIYNHFLAQWNKNRGWGWKR, from the coding sequence ATGAAGAAAGTTCAACTAACATATAAGTTTAGGCTCTACCCAAAAGAGGAGCAAGAGGATAAGATGCTTGAGACTTTAGAGTTATGTAGGCAGATTTATAACCACTTCTTAGCCCAATGGAATAAGAATAGGGGATGGGGATGGAAGAGATAA
- a CDS encoding ABC transporter permease, with protein MDIIKITQLAFDALRERKVRSILTILMVTTGTSLLIAVNGLTTGFLVFADKQFSMLAPNVIFVSPAPTQSSGLGGGPPQAPKIVLTSVVVDRIKNLPAVSDVIPNYTGVVSIESRGKVQNARIFAQDITKIYSIAPGIEFEEGSILSNNQSSIVISERIARPPGDPVQFATIGQTVVVKYSYVDEDGERKTNSRTFVVRGIFKLTGNPTIDGAAIIHPDVANMLMNKKSRYDGIVVLARNSDLVEDVEDGIRRLYGNDVGITSSKVILTTIRQFIGGITTFLFSIAVISLIVGAIGIITTLYTSVLERTREIGILKAIGAQNRHILLLFLMEALIIGSIGAVIGIPLGMAGGDLLSNLAPGNREAPPDARSRPLYTVEDITRVCALSIGLSVVSGLYPSFRASRLDPIVALGRL; from the coding sequence ATGGATATAATCAAGATAACCCAACTTGCATTCGATGCACTCAGGGAGCGTAAGGTTAGATCTATCCTTACAATACTCATGGTTACAACTGGTACAAGCCTGCTCATAGCAGTTAATGGTCTTACCACTGGGTTCCTTGTATTTGCAGATAAGCAGTTCAGCATGCTTGCACCTAACGTTATATTTGTTAGCCCAGCACCAACTCAAAGTAGTGGTCTAGGGGGAGGCCCTCCTCAAGCACCAAAGATAGTACTAACATCTGTTGTTGTTGATAGGATAAAGAACCTTCCTGCTGTTAGTGATGTTATACCCAACTACACTGGTGTAGTGAGCATAGAGTCTAGAGGTAAGGTGCAGAATGCTAGGATATTTGCACAGGATATTACGAAGATATACTCAATTGCTCCAGGAATAGAGTTTGAGGAAGGTTCTATATTAAGTAATAACCAATCCTCCATAGTAATATCTGAGAGGATAGCAAGACCTCCTGGAGATCCTGTACAATTTGCAACCATAGGTCAGACCGTAGTTGTAAAGTACTCCTATGTGGATGAGGATGGGGAGAGGAAGACAAACTCTAGAACATTTGTGGTTAGAGGAATATTCAAGTTGACTGGTAACCCAACCATAGATGGTGCTGCTATAATCCATCCAGATGTTGCAAACATGCTCATGAATAAGAAGAGTAGGTATGATGGAATAGTTGTACTTGCAAGGAATAGTGATCTGGTTGAGGATGTTGAGGATGGGATAAGGAGGCTATATGGTAATGATGTTGGGATAACATCATCAAAGGTTATACTAACAACGATAAGGCAGTTCATAGGAGGAATAACAACATTCCTCTTCAGTATAGCAGTTATCTCACTCATAGTTGGGGCAATAGGGATAATAACTACATTATACACCTCAGTGCTTGAGAGGACAAGGGAGATAGGCATACTCAAGGCTATAGGAGCACAGAACAGGCATATACTGCTACTCTTCCTCATGGAGGCTCTAATAATAGGTAGCATAGGTGCTGTTATAGGCATACCACTTGGTATGGCTGGAGGGGATCTGCTCTCAAACCTTGCACCAGGAAATAGAGAGGCTCCACCAGATGCTAGATCAAGACCACTGTATACTGTTGAGGATATAACAAGAGTATGTGCACTCTCCATAGGGCTGAGTGTAGTATCTGGCCTCTATCCATCGTTTAGGGCAAGCAGGCTTGATCCTATAGTTGCACTAGGTAGACTATAA
- a CDS encoding COG1361 S-layer family protein, with translation MNNSSNNNSCNVLNTLPILSQSILIVLLLLSASILPAYPAVPEPRNPEECPSIKIVGKPSPCEIEQQQEISKEVKFVNLYFGDPNSIINGFPAKVEVAPGDGVATLIAVMANSGAFELTGLRAWLYLPVGFEAYGRGENEPAFDTYDFTVARGGTFYFEFPVRVRENVALGIHQAWMRVEYYRSNDVGLHFRNFNVEFMLTGRSIMDASVESNVIIPGKDNLVRISIFNAGSAPASGVTATLVSTGSLLNTGNSVWSLGSIEAGASKRIDLMLYANPNLANTLQGIQINLDYKDSYGQHRSAVMNLNLLVRGSTSSADLRIVSDTYIIESIRKNRLSITISNLGDESARAVEVTVNTMALSSTPLSIVDGDGYYKLGDIMAGASKRIELNIFASSDANNKTFDIPVRITYLDATGGLHSVERSISVYALGSASIRMYDLSITYIGNEPNLTGYLLNEGSDTAFFTGVEMLEDKLKPVGGAQYLGDLLVNSPLPFNIPIDGSAVDAPGLYSVRVKVNYKDALRNAHELVLEGKVYYSPARVSAMGSGSSSSNPSLLPSLGIQPTVSALLIGVAGAALAGYIAWRRHSRRRSRLEETRM, from the coding sequence ATGAATAATAGTAGTAATAATAATAGTTGTAACGTACTTAATACCCTACCCATACTCTCTCAATCCATACTAATAGTACTACTCCTACTATCTGCTAGCATACTACCAGCATATCCAGCAGTACCAGAGCCTAGGAACCCTGAAGAGTGTCCAAGCATAAAGATAGTTGGTAAGCCTAGCCCATGTGAGATAGAGCAGCAGCAGGAGATAAGCAAGGAGGTGAAGTTCGTTAACCTATACTTTGGGGATCCAAATAGCATAATCAATGGGTTCCCTGCAAAGGTAGAGGTTGCTCCAGGTGATGGTGTTGCTACCCTGATTGCTGTTATGGCAAACTCTGGAGCATTCGAACTAACTGGGTTAAGAGCATGGCTGTATCTCCCAGTTGGATTTGAGGCTTATGGTAGAGGGGAGAATGAGCCAGCATTCGATACCTACGACTTCACAGTAGCAAGGGGAGGTACATTCTACTTTGAGTTTCCTGTAAGGGTTAGGGAGAATGTAGCGTTAGGCATCCATCAAGCATGGATGAGGGTTGAGTACTACAGATCTAATGATGTTGGGCTCCACTTTAGGAACTTCAACGTTGAGTTCATGCTTACTGGGAGAAGTATTATGGATGCTAGTGTTGAGAGTAATGTGATAATCCCTGGCAAGGATAACCTTGTTAGGATAAGTATATTCAACGCTGGGAGTGCACCTGCATCAGGTGTTACAGCAACACTAGTATCTACAGGCTCATTACTCAACACTGGCAATAGTGTATGGAGTTTAGGTAGCATAGAGGCAGGAGCAAGCAAGAGGATAGATCTAATGCTTTATGCTAACCCTAACCTTGCAAATACACTGCAAGGGATCCAGATAAACCTTGATTACAAAGACTCCTATGGGCAGCATAGAAGCGCTGTTATGAACTTGAACCTACTAGTTAGGGGAAGCACTAGCAGTGCGGATCTTAGGATTGTATCTGATACCTACATAATAGAGAGTATAAGGAAGAATAGGTTGAGCATAACTATAAGCAATCTAGGCGATGAGAGTGCTAGGGCTGTTGAGGTTACTGTAAACACAATGGCTCTAAGCAGCACACCATTAAGCATAGTTGATGGTGATGGTTACTACAAACTTGGCGATATAATGGCAGGAGCAAGCAAGAGGATAGAGCTCAACATCTTTGCTAGTAGTGATGCAAACAACAAGACGTTCGATATACCTGTAAGGATAACCTACCTTGATGCAACTGGGGGCTTGCATAGTGTAGAGAGGAGCATCAGCGTATATGCTCTTGGAAGTGCAAGTATAAGGATGTATGATCTAAGCATAACCTATATAGGTAATGAGCCTAACCTGACTGGGTATCTACTCAACGAGGGTTCTGATACTGCATTCTTCACTGGTGTTGAGATGCTTGAGGATAAACTCAAGCCAGTAGGAGGGGCACAGTACCTTGGAGATCTACTGGTTAACTCACCATTACCATTCAACATACCCATAGATGGGAGTGCTGTAGATGCCCCAGGGCTCTATAGTGTAAGGGTTAAGGTGAACTACAAGGATGCTCTAAGGAATGCACATGAGTTGGTGCTTGAAGGCAAGGTCTACTACTCTCCAGCAAGGGTATCAGCTATGGGGAGTGGTAGTAGCAGTAGTAACCCATCGCTACTCCCATCATTAGGCATACAGCCTACAGTAAGTGCATTGCTGATAGGGGTTGCAGGTGCAGCACTAGCAGGATATATAGCATGGAGGAGGCATAGTAGGAGGAGGAGCAGGTTGGAGGAGACAAGGATGTGA
- a CDS encoding ABC transporter ATP-binding protein codes for MDSGVVLRTENLSKIYNGGYVKVAALKNVNLTIRRGEFVTIIGPSGSGKSTLLNLLGALDRPTSGKVYIDGIDIYSYSDRELAIIRNRKIGFIFQAFNLINRSTVLKNIEMPAIIAGVPKDVRIAKAMQLLKMLGIEDKADFKPISLSGGQQQRVAIARALINDPAIILADEPTGNLDSKTGLEVIELLNTLCSKYNKTVIMVTHNLEHASMSTRSIYIRDGMIEKEVVYQ; via the coding sequence ATGGATTCAGGTGTGGTGTTAAGGACAGAGAACCTAAGCAAGATCTACAATGGAGGCTATGTTAAGGTTGCAGCACTGAAGAATGTTAACCTAACCATTAGGAGGGGGGAGTTTGTAACCATAATAGGCCCATCTGGCTCTGGCAAGTCAACACTGCTCAACTTGCTTGGTGCACTTGATAGACCAACATCTGGCAAGGTATACATAGATGGTATAGACATATACTCCTATAGCGATAGGGAACTTGCCATAATAAGGAATAGGAAGATAGGGTTCATATTCCAAGCATTCAACCTGATAAATAGAAGCACAGTACTAAAGAACATTGAGATGCCTGCAATAATAGCAGGTGTACCAAAGGATGTTAGGATAGCAAAGGCAATGCAGTTGCTCAAGATGCTAGGGATTGAGGATAAGGCAGACTTTAAACCCATCTCACTCTCTGGAGGGCAGCAGCAGAGGGTAGCGATTGCTAGAGCGCTCATTAACGATCCAGCGATAATACTTGCAGATGAGCCTACAGGTAATCTAGATAGCAAGACAGGTTTGGAGGTTATAGAACTCCTCAACACCTTGTGCAGTAAGTACAACAAGACTGTGATAATGGTTACACATAACCTAGAACATGCAAGTATGAGCACTAGATCAATATACATAAGGGATGGGATGATTGAGAAGGAGGTTGTATACCAATGA
- a CDS encoding AsnC family transcriptional regulator, giving the protein MDGRDLAILRALLMDGRASYKSIGRIVGLSTSTVRSRVLNMISTGLITRFIASLDLTALGYNLIHVAVKHRGDEDYVMDRLRLLGNILMSVTCVGDITVFGLASKGILKERLDLLPMVLQPHSILYTSSMDAMPRRLLHNDLRIIRQLLMEPRASIKSIASKLNISERTVKRRLDYMLRHNIIHFTVLINPSAMRGFINFSMIITLNDYDSKVMNRVSSMLDSNMLLPLIPVSQNRLVGVLYSESVDGMNELIRRARSIEGVINVDFFIAQRVQWMDEWIGKVIDDMLQKE; this is encoded by the coding sequence ATGGATGGTAGGGATCTAGCAATACTTAGAGCACTACTGATGGATGGTAGAGCATCATACAAGAGTATAGGTAGAATTGTAGGGTTGAGTACAAGCACTGTTAGGAGCAGGGTACTCAATATGATAAGCACTGGTCTTATAACAAGGTTCATAGCAAGTCTAGATCTAACTGCTCTAGGCTACAACCTCATACATGTTGCTGTAAAGCATAGAGGTGATGAGGATTACGTAATGGATAGGTTAAGGTTACTTGGCAACATCTTGATGAGTGTTACATGCGTTGGAGACATAACAGTATTTGGGTTAGCGAGCAAGGGTATACTCAAGGAGAGGCTTGATCTCCTACCAATGGTACTACAACCCCATTCAATACTCTACACATCAAGCATGGATGCAATGCCTAGGAGGCTTCTACACAACGATCTCAGGATAATAAGGCAACTACTCATGGAGCCTAGGGCAAGCATAAAGTCTATAGCATCTAAGCTAAACATATCTGAGCGTACTGTGAAGAGAAGGCTAGATTACATGCTCAGGCACAATATAATTCACTTCACAGTGCTTATAAACCCATCTGCAATGAGAGGGTTCATAAACTTTAGCATGATAATAACTCTAAACGATTATGATAGCAAGGTTATGAACAGGGTTAGTAGTATGCTGGATAGCAACATGCTCTTACCCCTCATCCCTGTATCCCAGAATAGGCTTGTTGGAGTGCTCTATAGCGAGAGTGTAGATGGTATGAATGAACTGATAAGGAGGGCTAGGAGCATTGAAGGTGTAATTAATGTTGACTTCTTCATAGCACAGAGGGTACAGTGGATGGATGAATGGATAGGCAAGGTTATAGACGATATGCTTCAAAAAGAGTAA
- a CDS encoding glycosyltransferase — protein sequence MRIRYKVSLFLLFITSLLFVIILAPRQSLETIVYTMIILYTIWGIYHLILLIHGLNRPFNPLAKTAQRYPSCPNYPSSYPKISMIIPVRQEPILSRTIETCLLNTDYPMHKKEVIVVTEDDDMVRIALYYQQRYPENVKILMRKNYFPTKPSALNDALALCTGEIIGVVDAEDVVEVDLLKKVASAIVDHGYDTVQVMLRIGNVEDGWIPRLFAIEYAGWFRIWLNGRSKLRVYTPLGGTGNYITREALMEVGGWDPTNLAEDAELAIRLMLSNKRICLIDARQWEEAPTTFKAWLKQRTRWYRGWLQSLWKYIPVMLKISTVRRIGLANVIATIFMLIAPLIVMLNYVAYSFTILWILEGLNILTSDITTDLFPSLALIPLLFNIIYYSTLFEGALKEGIRCKGFDPLLAFVYMNIMMPIAASRAVYQCIFKDVFWEKTKHEGRGVRWVYKESKENSAYNLVG from the coding sequence TTGAGAATCAGGTATAAGGTATCCCTATTCCTGCTCTTCATAACATCGCTACTATTTGTGATAATATTGGCTCCTAGACAATCATTGGAGACTATAGTATATACGATGATCATCCTCTACACTATATGGGGTATATACCATCTAATCCTATTGATTCATGGATTAAACAGACCATTCAACCCCCTTGCAAAGACAGCACAAAGGTATCCCTCTTGCCCTAACTACCCCTCTTCATATCCAAAGATCTCGATGATAATACCTGTAAGGCAAGAACCAATACTGAGTAGGACTATAGAGACATGTCTGCTCAACACAGACTACCCTATGCATAAGAAGGAGGTGATAGTGGTTACCGAGGATGATGATATGGTAAGGATTGCATTATACTACCAGCAGAGGTACCCAGAGAATGTGAAAATACTTATGCGCAAGAACTACTTCCCAACAAAGCCAAGTGCATTGAACGATGCTCTAGCACTCTGCACTGGTGAGATCATAGGGGTTGTGGATGCAGAGGATGTAGTTGAGGTGGACCTACTCAAGAAGGTTGCCTCTGCAATAGTTGATCATGGTTACGATACAGTTCAGGTTATGCTTAGGATAGGCAATGTAGAGGATGGCTGGATACCAAGACTATTTGCTATAGAGTATGCAGGCTGGTTCAGGATATGGTTGAATGGAAGATCAAAGTTGAGGGTGTATACACCCCTAGGTGGCACTGGTAACTACATAACTAGAGAGGCGTTGATGGAGGTTGGTGGCTGGGATCCTACAAACCTTGCAGAGGATGCTGAGCTTGCAATAAGGCTCATGCTCTCTAACAAGAGGATATGCCTAATAGATGCTAGGCAATGGGAAGAGGCACCAACAACGTTCAAAGCATGGCTCAAGCAGAGGACAAGATGGTACAGGGGATGGTTACAGAGTCTATGGAAGTATATACCAGTTATGTTAAAGATATCAACAGTAAGGAGGATAGGCCTTGCAAATGTTATAGCAACTATCTTTATGCTTATAGCACCATTAATAGTTATGTTAAACTATGTAGCATACTCATTCACCATACTCTGGATCCTAGAAGGACTAAATATACTTACTAGTGATATAACAACAGATCTATTCCCTTCTCTTGCTCTAATACCCCTCCTCTTCAATATAATATACTACTCTACACTGTTTGAAGGGGCACTAAAGGAAGGGATAAGATGCAAGGGATTTGATCCACTACTTGCATTCGTGTACATGAACATTATGATGCCTATCGCAGCATCTAGGGCAGTCTATCAGTGCATATTTAAAGATGTATTCTGGGAGAAGACCAAACATGAGGGTAGAGGAGTAAGGTGGGTATACAAGGAGAGTAAAGAGAATAGTGCGTATAATCTAGTAGGATAG
- a CDS encoding zinc-domain-containing protein, with protein sequence MLEAKCPVCKKRAKVLDDMSRVVCEHCGYEDEYNAYLEKMKDRISTMIEEFMLNEQDKI encoded by the coding sequence ATGCTGGAGGCAAAGTGTCCTGTATGCAAGAAGAGGGCTAAAGTCTTGGATGATATGAGTAGAGTGGTATGTGAACATTGCGGTTATGAGGATGAGTATAATGCATATCTGGAGAAGATGAAGGATAGAATATCCACTATGATAGAAGAGTTTATGCTGAATGAACAGGATAAGATCTAA
- a CDS encoding S6e family ribosomal protein, with the protein MVNFKLVVGNKDGKSTTYEIKDDQAKPLLGLRIGDVFDATVIGLPGKIRITGGSDKAGVPMRPDVHGAVKKYVLLTKGIGLRKARKGERVRKLVRGNVISEDIYQINAVLVEEVKSDKREGGGEGQVQGQATKEQEQEQNAQQTN; encoded by the coding sequence TTGGTCAACTTCAAACTTGTAGTTGGTAACAAGGATGGGAAGAGCACTACCTATGAGATCAAGGATGATCAAGCCAAGCCATTGCTAGGGTTGAGGATAGGTGATGTATTTGATGCTACTGTTATAGGCTTGCCTGGAAAGATAAGGATAACTGGAGGGAGTGATAAGGCTGGAGTACCAATGAGGCCAGATGTCCATGGTGCAGTTAAAAAGTATGTGCTCTTAACCAAGGGTATAGGGTTAAGGAAGGCTAGGAAGGGTGAGAGAGTAAGAAAGTTGGTTAGAGGTAATGTGATAAGCGAGGATATATACCAGATAAATGCTGTACTTGTTGAGGAAGTGAAGAGTGATAAAAGAGAAGGAGGAGGAGAAGGGCAAGTACAAGGACAAGCAACAAAAGAGCAAGAGCAAGAGCAGAATGCTCAACAGACCAACTGA
- a CDS encoding translation initiation factor IF-2 subunit gamma, whose translation MNWRDTLPEWYVKQYGYQPCVNIGTAGHVDHGKTTLVEAITGVWTSAHSEELKRGITIKVGYADAAFYRCKECSAPECYSTSPSCSRCSNTCELSRVVSFVDSPGHESLMANMLSGAALMDGAMLVIAANEPVPKPQTREHMMALKILGIRNIVVVQNKVDLVSYEDAKANYESIKQFIAEYMGEDGDGGRDVQIIPVSAQQKVNIDALIQAIEESIPTPSRNPSLDPIMHVLRSFDVNKPGTKITDLKGGVVGGSLLQGELRVGDEIEIRPGIYNERKGSYEPIVTKVVSLVTGAGPVEFVRPSGLIAIGTRLDPAYTKSDSLVGSVVGKPGRLPKELDELTIDSDLFDTAVGTQDLIKVEPVKVNESLRLNIGTAAVLATVKSVHDGRLNVKLKRPVCAIAKSRVAISRRIADRWRLIGAGVIV comes from the coding sequence TTGAACTGGAGAGATACCCTTCCAGAATGGTATGTGAAGCAGTATGGCTATCAGCCATGTGTGAACATAGGTACTGCAGGTCATGTCGATCATGGCAAGACAACGCTAGTGGAGGCAATAACTGGTGTATGGACAAGTGCTCATAGTGAGGAGTTGAAGAGGGGCATAACAATAAAGGTTGGTTATGCAGATGCAGCATTCTATAGATGCAAAGAATGCAGTGCGCCAGAGTGTTACTCAACATCCCCATCATGCAGCAGGTGTAGCAATACATGTGAGTTGAGTAGGGTAGTAAGTTTTGTAGACTCTCCAGGGCATGAGAGTCTTATGGCAAATATGCTATCTGGTGCAGCACTCATGGATGGTGCTATGCTTGTTATAGCAGCAAATGAACCAGTACCTAAGCCACAAACAAGGGAGCATATGATGGCACTAAAGATACTAGGCATAAGGAATATAGTTGTTGTACAGAACAAGGTAGACCTTGTAAGTTATGAAGATGCTAAAGCAAACTACGAGAGCATAAAGCAGTTCATAGCAGAGTACATGGGTGAGGATGGTGATGGAGGTAGGGATGTGCAGATAATACCAGTATCTGCACAGCAGAAGGTAAACATAGATGCATTGATACAGGCTATAGAGGAGAGCATACCAACACCATCAAGGAACCCCTCACTTGATCCTATAATGCATGTTCTCAGATCCTTCGATGTAAATAAACCTGGAACAAAGATAACCGATCTCAAGGGAGGGGTAGTTGGAGGCTCACTACTGCAGGGGGAGTTGAGGGTTGGGGATGAGATAGAGATAAGACCTGGGATATACAATGAGAGAAAGGGTTCATACGAGCCTATAGTTACCAAGGTTGTAAGCCTAGTAACTGGTGCAGGGCCTGTTGAGTTTGTTAGACCTAGTGGCCTCATTGCTATAGGTACAAGGTTAGATCCAGCATACACAAAGAGTGATTCCCTAGTAGGCTCTGTAGTAGGTAAGCCTGGTAGGCTACCAAAGGAGCTTGATGAACTTACCATAGATAGTGATCTCTTTGATACTGCAGTTGGTACACAAGATCTCATCAAGGTTGAGCCAGTGAAGGTGAATGAGTCGCTGAGGCTCAACATAGGCACTGCTGCTGTTCTAGCAACTGTCAAATCTGTACATGATGGTAGGCTTAATGTAAAGCTGAAGAGGCCTGTATGTGCAATAGCAAAGAGCAGAGTAGCGATAAGTAGGAGGATTGCAGATAGGTGGAGGCTAATAGGTGCTGGTGTGATAGTGTAG
- a CDS encoding PIN domain-containing protein, with the protein MVEVLVDTSFIIAMANIPIKGMDRLEVELGRVEFLIPDVVVKELERIAIDAGVKRAREARAALQLIYDARFRSKARMIDISKVSDTEGKSAKEGKVGSKVDDLIVGYAESAGCYVATLDREMIRRLRGRCAGIITLQDDTLTIA; encoded by the coding sequence ATGGTTGAAGTACTGGTTGATACAAGCTTCATAATTGCAATGGCAAACATACCCATCAAGGGTATGGATAGGTTAGAGGTTGAACTAGGCAGGGTTGAGTTCCTTATCCCTGATGTTGTTGTTAAGGAACTTGAGAGGATTGCTATTGATGCAGGTGTGAAGAGGGCTAGAGAGGCAAGGGCTGCACTACAACTCATCTACGATGCTAGGTTCAGGTCTAAGGCTAGGATGATAGATATCAGTAAGGTTAGTGATACAGAAGGGAAGAGTGCTAAGGAGGGTAAGGTTGGTAGTAAGGTAGATGATCTTATAGTTGGATATGCTGAATCTGCTGGATGCTATGTTGCAACCCTTGATAGAGAGATGATCAGGAGGTTGAGAGGAAGGTGTGCAGGTATAATAACACTACAGGATGATACACTAACCATAGCATAG